A stretch of DNA from Rhizobacter sp.:
CAAGCACTCAGTTATTTTGCTTTCGTTGCCGTCGTCGCCTTTGGCGATTTCTTGCTTCGTCAGCAGAGCCTGTGATTATGACTTGCTTTCTTTCCGCTCGTCAACTACTTGCTCTTTTTTCTTTTGCTGTCGTTTTGGCTTTGCTTTTTCTGCGCGGCCTTCAGTGATCAGCGAAGACCGCGACTGTAGCACTTATTTTGGAGGCGGCGCAAGCCACCTCCATTCTTTTTATTGAAGTTCGCCCGGTCTGGCGAAGAGAGTCGCGCATGCGGCCTCAGGGTCCTCACTCGAGAGAACCGCCGAGAGGTGCGGCGCCAAACGGCGCGTGTCCGCCCTCAACACTCGCTGCTTCACAGCTGCAATCTGGGATGGATGCATGGAGAAGCTGCGCAACCCCATCGCCAGGAGCAGCTCAGTAAATGCCGGGTCACCCGCCATCTCACCGCAAACGCTTACGCCTTTACCGGCAGCACGGGCGCACTCGATGGTTCTGGCAATGAGTTGAAGCACCGCCGGGTGCCACGGGTCATAGAGGTGCGCGACGGACTCATCTGCGCGATCGATGGCGAGCGTGTACTGGATGAGGTCGTTGGTGCCGACACTCACGAAATCGAAGTGCGGCAACAGAGCAGGCAGCGCCAGCGCCGCAGCGGGCACTTCGATCATCGCGCCCACTTCCACGTCCGCGTGTGGGCGCCCAGCGTCGGCCAACTGCTGCTTCGCTCGCGCGATCGCCTCGAGCGTCATGCGGACCTCACTGAGGTGCGCCACCATCGGGATCAGCAGCCGCACCTTGCCGAAGGCACCGGCGCGCAGGATCGCGCGCAGCTGTTGCCGGAACATCCCGGGTTCCGACAAGCTCCAGCGGATCGCCCGCAACCCCAGCGCAGGGTTCAACGCGTGCTCATGGCGCAGCTCCGCACTGCTCATCCGGTCGAGCGGCTTGTCAGCGCCGATGTCGACGGTCCGGATCGTGACGGGCAAGCCTTTCATCGCCTCCACCGCCAAACGGTAGGCCTCGAACTGCTCCTCCTCGCCGGGCAGCTCGCCGTTGCGATTCATGAAGAGAAATTCGCTGCGAAAGAGACCCACCCCCACCGCACCAGCCTCCAGGGCCGCAGGCGCATCCACGGGAAGCTCGATGTTGGCCTGCAGTTCCACGCGTTCACCGTCGAGCGTGACGGCCGGCGTATGCCGCAGCCGTGCCAGGCGATCACGCTCGAGGCCACTCTGCCGCTGGCGAAAACGGTATTCCTCCAACAGCAACGGCGATGGATCGACCACCACGATCCCGCTGTCGCCATCGATCACCACCCAGTCGTCCTGCCGAATGATGTGGCTGGCCTCGCGCGCCCCCACCACGGCCGGAATGTCCATGCTGCGCGCCACGATGGCGGTGTGAGACGTCTTCCCGCCCACGTCGGTGATGAAGCCCATGAACACGCTGCGCTTGAACTGCAACATGTCGGCCGGTGCGATGTCATTGGCAACGAGCACGAGCGGGTCTTCCCCCGCGAAATCTCGCGGCCCGACACCCGGCGCCGGGGCATGCCCGCCAGTTGAAGCGCGTGCCAGGGCGCGCAGCAACCGCTCGACGACCTGCTCGAGGTCGGCCTTGCGCTCGCGCAAATACTCGTCCTCCATGTCGTCGAACTGGCGCGCGATCACCTCGAGCTGCGCCGACAGCGCCCACTCGGCGTTGTAGTGACGCTCCTGGATCCACTGCTTGGTGGCGTCGGCCAGGGTCTCGTCGTGCAGCAACAGGAGGTGGACGTCCAGCAGCGCTGACAACTCGCCCGGAGCATCGGCCGGCAGGTCGCGCTTCAGGTTGCCGAGCTCCTCGGCCACCTCGTCGCGGGCCGCGCGCAGGCGCTCGATCTCGGCGTCGACCTGGGCCTCGTCGATGAAGTAGTGCGCCACGTCGACGCGGCTCGACGCCACCAGCACCGCGCGGCCGATGGCCACGCCGCGTGAAACGGGCAATCCAAAGACCTGAAAGCTCATGCGGACCATCCTAGCAGCGGTGTTTGCGCGGCCTTCTCGGGGGCGACCCGCGAGCCTGTCATTGATACGTCACGACCAGTTCACGACCACGTCACGCCACGCCCGGACCATGCGAGGCAGTTTTACCAGGAGCGACCTCCATGCGTGACCTTCCCTTGCCGACCCTGCCGATCTCGGCCCTGCGCCCCGACGCGCCACGGAGGTCACTTCACCCACGCTCGGACGCTGCCCACCCTGCCAGCGCTCACGCGCCTCGGTTTGAAGTGGTTTGGGCACGCGATGAACGAGAGGTTCGCGAAGCGCAGCGCCTGAGGCACCTGGTCTTCGCGGAAGAAATGGGCGCACGCCTGAGCGTGCCGGCCGGCGCCCCCGAAGGTCACGACATCGACATGTTCGACGCCTTCTGCGAGCACCTGCTGGTGCGCGCTCCCGGTGAAGGGGCGCGACCGGGCCCGGTGATCGGCACTTACCGCGTGATGACGCCGGAAGCCGCCCGCCGTGTGGGCGGCCTGTACAGCGAGACCGAATTCGACCTGACCCGGCTGCGCCCGATGCGTTCGAAGATGGTCGAGCTGGGCCGCTCCTGCGTGCACCCGGCCTGGCGCTCGGGTGGCGCGATCATGGCGCTGTGGGGTGCGCTGGCCGAATTCATGGTCCGCAACAACCTCGACACCATGATCGGTTGCGCCAGCGTCAGCATGCGCGACGGCGGCCACTACGCCGCGAGCCTCTGGGAGCAGCTGCGCCACACACATATAGCGCCGATCGAGTTGCAGGTGACGCCCCGCCTGCCCTTGCCGGTCGACGACCTGCAGCACAACCTGGATGTGGAGGCGCCCGCCTTGATCAAGGGCTACCTGCGCTGTGGCGCCAAGGTGTTGGGCGCGCCCGCCTGGGACCCGGACTTCAACACCGCCGACCTGCCGATGCTGATGCGCATCGATGACTTGCCCGCTCGCTACCGCAAGCATTTCTTGGGCAACTGACCCTCGGCGCCTGAGCGCCGAAGGCCTCACTCGCCTTCGCCGAACTTGTCGTTGATGAGGGCGCAGAGCGCGTCCATCGCGGCCTGTTCGTCAGGCCCGGAGGTCTCGATCTCGACCTCCGCCCCCATGCCGGCCGCCAGCATCATCACGCCCATGATGCTCTTGGCATTCACGCGGCGGGCATTGCGGGTCATGAACACGTCGCTCTGAAAGCTGCCGGCCAGCTTGGTCAGCTTGGCCGAGGCGCGGGCGTGCAGGCCCAGCTTATTGCTGATGCTGATGTTTGCTTTGATCATTGGCACCCGGTTTGTAGGCTTGGTTCTGCGGCTTGGACGTGGCCACCTGCATCACGCCCTGCGTGGCCCCGGCCACCGCCCGCGCCACCACGGCGTCGAGCGGCTCGTCGGCGTAGCACAGCGAGCGCCACAGCATCGGCACGTTGACGCCGGCGATCACCTTCACATGCAAGCCGTCGGCCAGGCGCTGCGCCACGTTGCAGGGGGTGGCGCCGAAGACGTCGGTGAAGATCACCGCATCGGGCTCGCTCACGTCCGCCAGCAGCTCGCGCGCCTTGGCTTCGATGTCTTCCACCGACTGGTCGGGCAGCACGTCGAGTGCCTGCAGGCGCCCGCCGCAATCGGGAAAGGTGTGCTGAGCCACGGCCTTCAGCGAAGACGCAAGCGGCGCATGGGCAATGATCAGCAGGCCGGGCATGGTGGGGCGATTATGAGAGGGTTCACCGCGCCGTCACGGCGGCCGTGACGGCCAGCTTGGGCTCGCGTCGCCACAAAAACCACAGATAAGACAGGCTGCAGCACACCGCCAACAACGCAAACGCCCCCTGGTACGCCGACACCGTGCTCCACCCGGTGGCCACCAGAGCGTCGATCACCGCGCCCATCGTCCACTGCAGGGTGAACACGCCAGCGAAGATGACAAGGTTGTAGGCCGACAGCGCCCGCCCCGCCAGCGACGCGGGAAAGGCCTGCCCGATGGCCGGCTGCGACAGCGACACGAAGGTGCTCGACACGCAGAAAAGCCCCCACAGCCACGCCGTCGCCTCGGAGCCCGCCACCACGCCCGCCCAGAGCGCCAGGATCGGCACGGTCATGCCCCGCGCAATGAGGCCGTGCGCCGTCCAGCCGCGGGCGTAGAGGCGCGGCACCAGGAAGCCCCAGGCCATGAAGGCGAGGAGCATCGCGACATTGATGCCGAACAGCCCGGCCGCCGTTTCGCCCGGCGACCACCCGCAGACACGCGTCAGCCACGGCCCGATCCAGAGCGATTGCAGCGCCACCATGCCCCCGTACTGGAAGAAGCCCATCGGCAGGTAGCGCCGGAACACCGGGTGCCGGAACACCTCGCCGTAGCCGCCCGTGGCCACCGGCAAAGGCGCGTCTTCCAGCCGGTCGGGCGGCACGGCGCGGGCGATGAAGACCATCGCGACCACAAAGAAGAGTGCCAGCGCCCAGAACAGGCCGCGCCAGCCCAGCAGCGGCATCAGCCACTGCACAGGCAAGGTCGAGGCGATCAGCCCCAGCGAGCCCGTCATCAGCATCCAGGAGTTGGCCCGCATCTGCGTCGTCGGCGTGAAGTTGCGGCGGAAGCTCGTCATCGGCGCCATCAGGCAGGCGCTGACGCCCACGCCGATCAGCGCGCGGGCGACGGTGAGCGCCATGAAGCTGTCGGCCAGCGCAAACGCGCCGCACCCGACGACCGCCACCGCCAGGAACACCAGCAGCACGCGCTTCGGGCCGTAACGGTCGAGCGCGCTGCCGAGCGGCAGCTGCATCGCCGCGAAGCCGAGGAAGTACGCCCCGGCCAGCAGGCCCAGTTCGCTGGCGGTGAGCTGCAACTCGGCACTGAAGGCCGGGGCCAGCGTCGCCACCACGCCCCGCACCAGCGCGGAGGGGAAATAGGCAAAGGCAAAGCTCAGGAACACCAGCGTCGCCGTGCGGGCCGGCAGGTTCGTCGAAACAGTGGGCGCGTTCATGGGCGCAGCTTCAGACCGTCGAAAAACGTGGCCACCGCCTCGGCGTCGAGCGACTTGCCCATCGCCGTCGCCTGGTACACCCGGGTGCCGTGGGCGAAGAAGCCGCTTTCCAACCGCACCGCCTCGCCACCCGGCAGGCGGCCCTGCACCTGCACCCGCTCGGCTTGCGGGTTGGGTGTCATGCCGGTGAGGCGCATCGGGCCGGCCACCGTCGACGTGCCGCCCAGGTTGCCAGCGCTCGAAGCCCGCAGATCCTGCAGCGCCTGCGTCACCTTGGCCGGGTCGACCACGTCGGCAAAGGCCAGCGCCCAGGTCACGTCGCCAGCACGGCAGGCCACGAGCACCATGCGCACCCGCGCCCCGGCCAGGCTGACCATGCGGGCGTCGGTCGTGGGCTTGCAGGGGAACATGGCGACGGCGTGGCTGTCTTCGGGCTGGATCTCGCGCCAGTCGAGCGAGGGCGCACACCCCGTCAACACCGCCCCCACCCACCCCAACGACAGCACCCATGCGGCTCTGCGTCCGCAAAGAAGGTGAGACAACTGCATCGGGGCATTATCAAACGGGGTGAATGACAATCTTTGGATGAGCACCACCCCAGCGTCCTCCGCCCCGACCTCTGCGCTGCCGCTCGCCGGCATCCGCGTTCTCGACCTCTCCCGCGTGCTCGCCGGCCCCTGGTGCACGCAGACCCTGGCCGACCTCGGCGCCGACGTCATCAAGATCGAGCGCCCGATGAAAAACGGCGTGGGCGGCGACGACACCCGCGGCTGGGGCCCGCCCTTCCTGAAGGACCGCGACGGGGCCGACACCGCCGAAGCCGCCTATTACCTCGGCACCAACCGCAACAAGCGCTCGGTCACGGTCGACATCGCCACCGCCGAGGGTCAGGCGCTGATCCGCCAGATGGCCGCGCAGTGCGACGTGTTCATCGAGAACTTCAAGGTGGGCGACATGGCCCGCTACGGGCTCGATGCCGACACGCTGCGCAAGCTCTACCCCCGCCTCGTCTACTGCTCCGTCACCGGTTTCGGCCAGACCGGCCCCTACCGCGAGCGGGCCGGCTACGACTACGCCATCCAGGGCATGGGCGGCCTGATGAGCGTGACCGGCGAGCGCGACGACCTGCCCGGCGGCGGCCCGCAAAAGGTGGGCGTGGCGGTGGCCGATCTCTTCACCGGCATGTACGCCACCGTCGCCATCCTCGCCGCCCTGCGCCACCGCGACGCCACCGGCAAGGGCCAGGTGGTCGACATGGCCTTGCTCGACACCCAGGTCGCGATGCTCGCCAACCTCGGCGCCAACTACCTCACCACCGGCGTCGCGCCCAAGCGCATCGGCAACGCGCACCAGAACATCGTGCCGTATCAGGTGTTCGAGACGGCCGACGGCCACCTGATCCTGGCGGTGGGCAACGACAGCCAGTACGCCAAGTTCTGCGACGTGGCCGGCCGGCCCGACCTCGCCCAAGACCCACGCTTCATCAAGAACGCCGACCGCGTGCGCCACCGGGCGACGCTCGTGCCGCTGCTGGCCGAGATCCTCAAGACCCGCAAGAAACACGACTGGCTCAGCGCCCTCGAAGCCGCCAAGGTGCCGTGCGGCGCCATCAACGACCTCGGCGAAGTGTTCGCTGACCCTCACGTGCAGTCGCGCGGCATGACGGTCGCGATGCCGCACCCGCTGACCGACGCGCTCAAGCTCGTGGCCAGCCCGATGAAGCTCTCGGCCACGCCGGTGCAGTACCGCCGGCCGCCGCCGCTGCTGGGCCAGCACACCGACGAGGTGCTGCAGGAATTCGGCATCGGCGAGGCCGAGCGCGCCCGCCTGCGCGAGAGCGGCACGCTCTAGGGCCTGTTCACACTAAATGAGCACCCACGCCGAGGCCTGAAGGCGTGGGCGGCAAGGCGCAGCGGAGGCCGTGTGCCCGTGGCACACAACGACGCTGCAACGCCGCCGCACGCGCCTTCAGGCCTCGGCCCTTCGGGTGATCTCAGCAAAAGCCCGCCCACAGCGTTGCAAATGCTCGCTGTAGCAAGTGCTACAGCTGCGCTTTGCGCCTCGTTGGCGGGCTTTTGTTGAGTCACGTGGGTGCTCATTTAGTGTGAACAGGCCCTAGCCCGATCTCCGCGTTTTCCCCCGCAAAAGCAGGCCCCGCAACGCCCCCTCGCTCCGGGGGAGCGGCGGTCTTCTTTTGTCACAACCTGCCCCAGTCCAGGGACACTTCGGATGTCAACTTTTTGCCACCCAGTGACAAAAACTGTAAGCCGAGGCCCCCATGGACATGACCGAACTCAAACGCGCGCCGGAAGCGACTGCGCCCCTCGCCCCCGAGGACACCGCCGTCGAGCACGACCATTGGCGTGAGGTCGTGGGCGAGATGAGCGCCGAGATCGCCGGCCCGCTCACCGCCGCCCTGGAGCGTGTGCAAACGCTCGCCAGCACCGGCCGCATCGACCGTTCCAGCCTGCGTTCGCTGGGCGAAGAGATCCAGCGTGCCCGCGAGATCAGCATGTCGGGCCAGCAGATCGCCCGCCTCGCCTCCGGCCGCCTGCGCCAGACCCCCGAGCGCCTGGCGCTCACCGAGACGCTGAAAGACGTGCTCACCCAGCGCCACCGCGAAACCCAAGCCCGCGGCATCCACATCAAGCAGGTGCTGCGGCCGGCCGAGGTGGTGGTCGACGCCTCGCTGCTCTTCAGCCTGCTCAACACCCAGCTGACCTGGGCGATGGAGCACGCCCGCTCCAACATCGAATTCCGCATCGACATCAAGACCTGGCCCGCCCATGCACGCCTGGCCACGC
This window harbors:
- a CDS encoding HPr family phosphocarrier protein, giving the protein MIKANISISNKLGLHARASAKLTKLAGSFQSDVFMTRNARRVNAKSIMGVMMLAAGMGAEVEIETSGPDEQAAMDALCALINDKFGEGE
- a CDS encoding MFS transporter, with the translated sequence MNAPTVSTNLPARTATLVFLSFAFAYFPSALVRGVVATLAPAFSAELQLTASELGLLAGAYFLGFAAMQLPLGSALDRYGPKRVLLVFLAVAVVGCGAFALADSFMALTVARALIGVGVSACLMAPMTSFRRNFTPTTQMRANSWMLMTGSLGLIASTLPVQWLMPLLGWRGLFWALALFFVVAMVFIARAVPPDRLEDAPLPVATGGYGEVFRHPVFRRYLPMGFFQYGGMVALQSLWIGPWLTRVCGWSPGETAAGLFGINVAMLLAFMAWGFLVPRLYARGWTAHGLIARGMTVPILALWAGVVAGSEATAWLWGLFCVSSTFVSLSQPAIGQAFPASLAGRALSAYNLVIFAGVFTLQWTMGAVIDALVATGWSTVSAYQGAFALLAVCCSLSYLWFLWRREPKLAVTAAVTAR
- the ptsP gene encoding phosphoenolpyruvate--protein phosphotransferase encodes the protein MSFQVFGLPVSRGVAIGRAVLVASSRVDVAHYFIDEAQVDAEIERLRAARDEVAEELGNLKRDLPADAPGELSALLDVHLLLLHDETLADATKQWIQERHYNAEWALSAQLEVIARQFDDMEDEYLRERKADLEQVVERLLRALARASTGGHAPAPGVGPRDFAGEDPLVLVANDIAPADMLQFKRSVFMGFITDVGGKTSHTAIVARSMDIPAVVGAREASHIIRQDDWVVIDGDSGIVVVDPSPLLLEEYRFRQRQSGLERDRLARLRHTPAVTLDGERVELQANIELPVDAPAALEAGAVGVGLFRSEFLFMNRNGELPGEEEQFEAYRLAVEAMKGLPVTIRTVDIGADKPLDRMSSAELRHEHALNPALGLRAIRWSLSEPGMFRQQLRAILRAGAFGKVRLLIPMVAHLSEVRMTLEAIARAKQQLADAGRPHADVEVGAMIEVPAAALALPALLPHFDFVSVGTNDLIQYTLAIDRADESVAHLYDPWHPAVLQLIARTIECARAAGKGVSVCGEMAGDPAFTELLLAMGLRSFSMHPSQIAAVKQRVLRADTRRLAPHLSAVLSSEDPEAACATLFARPGELQ
- a CDS encoding PTS sugar transporter subunit IIA → MPGLLIIAHAPLASSLKAVAQHTFPDCGGRLQALDVLPDQSVEDIEAKARELLADVSEPDAVIFTDVFGATPCNVAQRLADGLHVKVIAGVNVPMLWRSLCYADEPLDAVVARAVAGATQGVMQVATSKPQNQAYKPGANDQSKHQHQQ
- a CDS encoding CoA transferase → MSTTPASSAPTSALPLAGIRVLDLSRVLAGPWCTQTLADLGADVIKIERPMKNGVGGDDTRGWGPPFLKDRDGADTAEAAYYLGTNRNKRSVTVDIATAEGQALIRQMAAQCDVFIENFKVGDMARYGLDADTLRKLYPRLVYCSVTGFGQTGPYRERAGYDYAIQGMGGLMSVTGERDDLPGGGPQKVGVAVADLFTGMYATVAILAALRHRDATGKGQVVDMALLDTQVAMLANLGANYLTTGVAPKRIGNAHQNIVPYQVFETADGHLILAVGNDSQYAKFCDVAGRPDLAQDPRFIKNADRVRHRATLVPLLAEILKTRKKHDWLSALEAAKVPCGAINDLGEVFADPHVQSRGMTVAMPHPLTDALKLVASPMKLSATPVQYRRPPPLLGQHTDEVLQEFGIGEAERARLRESGTL
- a CDS encoding GNAT family N-acetyltransferase; translation: MRDLPLPTLPISALRPDAPRRSLHPRSDAAHPASAHAPRFEVVWARDEREVREAQRLRHLVFAEEMGARLSVPAGAPEGHDIDMFDAFCEHLLVRAPGEGARPGPVIGTYRVMTPEAARRVGGLYSETEFDLTRLRPMRSKMVELGRSCVHPAWRSGGAIMALWGALAEFMVRNNLDTMIGCASVSMRDGGHYAASLWEQLRHTHIAPIELQVTPRLPLPVDDLQHNLDVEAPALIKGYLRCGAKVLGAPAWDPDFNTADLPMLMRIDDLPARYRKHFLGN